In Thalassospira sp. ER-Se-21-Dark, the genomic stretch TTGTCACGCTTGGCAAAGCGTTTGCCATCCGGCCCGGTCAGAAGCCCGTGATGGTAATATTCCGGCACGTCATAGCCCAGCAATTCCTGCAACAACCGATGCAGGTGGCTGACAAAAAACAAGTCCTCACCACGAGTGACGAGGGTTATGCCCTGCAGATCATCATCATGGGTCACCGAGATATGATAGCTGGTCGGGGTATCCTTGCGCGCCAGAACCACATCGCCAAAGATTTCGGGTGTGGCGATCTGTTTGCCTGCCGCGCGGTCATACCATGTCAGCTCCTTGCCAACCTGTTTGATCGCCGCAGCCATATCAAGGCGGAGTGCATAGCTTTCACCAGCCACGATGCGATCCTTCCGTTCGGTTGGCGAACACTGTCGACAGGTGCCGGGATAAAGCGCGCCATCCGGGCCGTGCGGTGCGTTTCCGATGCGGGCTGTTTCCGCCTGAATGTCCTTGCGCGTGCAAAAGCACGGATAAAGCAGTTCCATGTCGGACAAGCGATCCAGCACAGCTTGGTAGTCTGCAAAGTGATCGGACTGCACCCGAACCGGCGTTTCCCATTCAAGGCCAAGCCAGGCGAGGTCTTCATAGATCGCTTCGAGATATTCCGGGCGGCATCGGGTTTGGTCGATATCTTCGATCCGCACAAGAAAACGGCCATCCGGCCCGGCCTGTTTTGCAGAAAACAGGGCCGAGGCCGCATGGCCGAGATGAAGATATCCGGTCGGGCTTGGTGCAAAGCGGGTGATCGCGGTCATCCTTCAAGCACCCCTGCCCTTACCAGCGGTCGCGATCGCCTGTGGCATGATCGCGGGCCGGCGCGTTATCGGCGGGCACATGGCGCATCGGGCGTTTTGGTTGACGTGCGCCCTGTTCGTCAAACAGATCGGACAATTCACGCAGCATGGTGCCACCA encodes the following:
- the gluQRS gene encoding tRNA glutamyl-Q(34) synthetase GluQRS, whose protein sequence is MTAITRFAPSPTGYLHLGHAASALFSAKQAGPDGRFLVRIEDIDQTRCRPEYLEAIYEDLAWLGLEWETPVRVQSDHFADYQAVLDRLSDMELLYPCFCTRKDIQAETARIGNAPHGPDGALYPGTCRQCSPTERKDRIVAGESYALRLDMAAAIKQVGKELTWYDRAAGKQIATPEIFGDVVLARKDTPTSYHISVTHDDDLQGITLVTRGEDLFFVSHLHRLLQELLGYDVPEYYHHGLLTGPDGKRFAKRDKSRTLRSMREDGLSAADVIKLADQF